A single window of Pseudarthrobacter defluvii DNA harbors:
- a CDS encoding Hsp20/alpha crystallin family protein, whose protein sequence is MTDLMRWFDNRRSPMDVIEKLFDGEMGSAAIRVEELMDGNTLVVRAELPGIDPEKDVDVTVADGVLSIKAERQEKKEQKDKGSYRSEFRYGSFMRRIPLPGGVQQTDITASYKDGLLEVRAPMPDQTQEAGASKIPISRG, encoded by the coding sequence ATGACTGACCTGATGAGATGGTTTGATAACCGCCGCTCCCCCATGGATGTGATCGAGAAGCTGTTTGACGGCGAGATGGGTTCCGCTGCCATCCGGGTGGAGGAGCTGATGGACGGCAACACGCTCGTGGTGCGGGCCGAACTTCCCGGCATTGATCCGGAAAAGGACGTGGATGTCACGGTTGCCGACGGAGTGCTGTCGATCAAGGCGGAGCGGCAGGAGAAGAAGGAGCAAAAGGACAAGGGCAGCTACCGGTCCGAATTCCGCTACGGCTCGTTCATGCGCCGTATTCCCCTCCCCGGCGGCGTCCAGCAGACCGATATCACCGCCTCCTACAAGGACGGCCTCCTTGAAGTCCGGGCTCCGATGCCCGACCAGACGCAGGAAGCCGGGGCATCGAAGATCCCCATCAGCAGGGGTTGA
- a CDS encoding HAD-IC family P-type ATPase, translating into MTIAGDNGAAVPGLDVHHARDGLSTAEVRERTAAGRVNSVPTASSRSVGEIIQANVFTLFNAVVGGCFILLLVLGQWRDALFGLSAVSNSLIGIIQEYRAKRSLDQLAILHAAGNTVIRNGARESISSEELVPDDLVVLNAGDQVTADLVLLDGNPLEVDESLLTGESEPVAKQGGAVLLSGSLILAGNGRATVLRVGPETFAYGLAAEARRFSLVTSEIRRGLEKVFAVITWLLVPTALLLTNAQMQEQGGWAGAMGSGRWVPAVVGSVAGIMAMIPLGLLLMTSVAFAVGGLRLARQKVLIQELAAVEVLARVDVLCLDKTGTLSSGSIVFDALHDAGTAPASGWRQALEWFGAGADASSTAAAIGKAFPVQDPLQEQSSVPFSSARKWSSATFPPGSAASGTWILGAPDAVLGAPGCAEAHGRAAALASTGLRTLALVYLPAPLPPDPAVAGLPPKVAPVMLLTFRESIRGDAASTLDYFRRQGVTVKIISGDDPRTVGALARGVGFGTGDACDARRLPDDPLRLEEAVEAHSLFGSVTPSQKRDLIQALKRRGHTVAMTGDGVNDVLALKEADLGIAMDSASPATKAVARLVLLDGRFERLPAVVDEGRRAISNIERVSLVFLSKTVYATIISVVTGVLLLAFPFLPRQLSALDGLTIGLPAFFLALQPGGQRYAPGFLRRSLAFAVPAGICAALCVLAVTGYAQTWGGHSEEAAQSAATVTLGLVAAWILVMASRPLNGTKVLILAGMYAGLVLLFTVPVARDFFRVDWPPPGLLIFSTAVAAAGCLVIELVGRITRRPSTPARQNALGPLTLEPPTREGDGGTAGQSDGPAST; encoded by the coding sequence ATGACAATAGCTGGGGACAACGGGGCAGCCGTCCCGGGACTGGACGTGCACCACGCCCGGGACGGGCTCTCCACCGCCGAGGTGCGGGAACGCACTGCTGCCGGCCGCGTTAACAGTGTCCCAACGGCCAGCAGCAGGAGCGTCGGGGAGATTATCCAGGCCAATGTGTTCACCCTTTTCAACGCAGTTGTGGGTGGATGCTTCATCCTGCTGCTCGTCCTCGGCCAGTGGCGGGATGCGCTGTTCGGCCTGTCTGCCGTCAGCAATTCCCTGATCGGCATCATCCAGGAATACCGGGCCAAACGCTCGCTGGACCAGCTGGCCATCCTGCATGCTGCCGGGAACACGGTGATCAGGAACGGCGCCCGGGAGAGCATTTCCTCTGAAGAGCTGGTGCCGGACGACCTGGTGGTATTGAATGCCGGAGACCAGGTGACTGCTGACCTGGTGCTGCTGGACGGGAACCCCCTTGAGGTGGACGAATCGCTGCTGACCGGCGAATCCGAGCCTGTCGCCAAGCAAGGCGGCGCCGTGCTGCTGTCCGGGTCACTCATCCTCGCCGGCAACGGGCGGGCCACGGTGCTGCGGGTGGGGCCTGAAACGTTCGCTTACGGCCTGGCGGCTGAGGCACGGCGGTTTTCCCTGGTCACGTCCGAGATCCGGCGGGGCCTGGAAAAGGTCTTTGCCGTCATCACCTGGCTGCTTGTCCCCACTGCCCTGCTGCTCACGAATGCGCAGATGCAGGAACAGGGAGGGTGGGCCGGAGCCATGGGATCCGGCCGCTGGGTGCCGGCTGTCGTGGGGTCGGTTGCCGGGATCATGGCCATGATTCCGCTTGGCCTGCTCCTGATGACCAGCGTGGCATTCGCCGTGGGCGGGCTCCGGCTTGCCCGGCAAAAAGTGTTGATCCAGGAACTTGCCGCCGTAGAGGTGCTGGCAAGGGTGGATGTTCTCTGCCTGGATAAGACCGGAACGTTGTCCTCCGGCTCCATCGTCTTCGACGCCCTCCACGACGCAGGGACGGCACCTGCCTCCGGGTGGCGGCAGGCGCTGGAATGGTTCGGTGCCGGCGCGGACGCCAGCAGCACCGCGGCAGCGATCGGGAAAGCCTTCCCTGTGCAGGATCCGCTGCAGGAGCAGAGCTCCGTCCCTTTCTCCTCCGCCCGGAAGTGGAGCTCGGCGACGTTCCCGCCAGGTTCCGCCGCTTCCGGCACCTGGATCCTGGGAGCACCGGATGCGGTGCTGGGCGCCCCAGGCTGCGCGGAGGCGCACGGCAGGGCCGCCGCCCTTGCCTCGACGGGGCTGCGGACCCTGGCCCTGGTGTACCTGCCGGCGCCGCTGCCCCCGGATCCGGCAGTGGCCGGCCTGCCGCCCAAGGTGGCGCCCGTCATGCTGTTGACATTCCGCGAGAGCATCCGCGGGGATGCCGCCTCAACGCTGGACTATTTTCGGCGGCAGGGGGTGACGGTCAAGATCATCTCCGGGGACGATCCCCGGACCGTGGGAGCGCTGGCACGCGGGGTGGGCTTTGGAACGGGTGATGCCTGCGACGCACGCCGGCTTCCCGACGATCCGCTCCGGCTGGAGGAGGCAGTGGAGGCCCACAGCCTCTTCGGCAGCGTGACGCCATCCCAGAAGCGGGACCTGATCCAGGCCCTGAAACGGCGGGGCCACACGGTCGCGATGACCGGGGACGGCGTGAACGATGTCCTGGCGCTCAAGGAGGCGGACCTGGGCATCGCCATGGACTCGGCCTCCCCGGCCACCAAGGCCGTGGCCCGCCTGGTCCTCCTGGACGGCCGCTTCGAACGGCTTCCGGCCGTGGTGGACGAAGGACGCAGGGCCATCAGCAACATCGAGCGTGTATCCCTGGTTTTCCTCAGCAAGACCGTTTACGCCACCATCATCTCCGTGGTGACCGGTGTCCTGTTGCTGGCCTTTCCGTTCCTGCCCCGGCAACTGTCGGCCCTGGACGGATTGACCATCGGCCTGCCGGCGTTCTTCCTGGCCCTGCAGCCCGGCGGGCAGCGTTACGCTCCCGGATTCCTCCGGCGTTCACTCGCTTTCGCTGTGCCGGCGGGGATCTGCGCCGCCCTGTGCGTCCTGGCGGTGACGGGCTATGCCCAAACCTGGGGCGGGCACAGCGAAGAGGCCGCGCAGTCGGCCGCCACTGTGACCCTGGGCCTGGTGGCGGCGTGGATCCTGGTGATGGCGTCACGCCCCCTCAACGGGACCAAGGTCCTGATCCTTGCCGGGATGTACGCGGGACTGGTCCTGTTGTTCACCGTTCCGGTGGCCCGGGACTTCTTCAGGGTGGACTGGCCGCCGCCCGGGCTGCTGATTTTTTCAACCGCGGTTGCCGCGGCAGGATGCCTGGTCATCGAACTGGTGGGGCGGATCACGCGCCGGCCGTCCACGCCCGCCCGCCAGAACGCGCTGGGACCTTTGACTCTGGAACCGCCCACGCGGGAAGGGGATGGTGGAACTGCCGGGCAAAGCGATGGTCCGGCTTCCACATGA
- a CDS encoding universal stress protein, translating to MAPAKPIAVGITDSSASTAALLWAAARANTLKLPLAVVNVVDDRWMAAEVLPYLEVLRESGLGLLKEAGEKATAAEPGLQVTLQLLEGGVGAALGDYSKNASMLVLGTSGHTRGALTDRALQAAATAECPVAVIGDAQEGGRGIVVGVDGSRESTQAVAFAAAEADALGEELTVLYAFTGPNRWIAAGLPQSSFATHVVEEEQIVLSETEAGLRQDYPDLSVHTVMETVLEPADALIRAASSARLLVLGSRGKGGFERLVLGSTAHAVLSQPPCPTVITRMHKQQHHD from the coding sequence ATGGCACCTGCCAAGCCAATCGCCGTCGGAATCACTGACTCCTCGGCGTCCACCGCCGCCCTGTTGTGGGCAGCAGCCCGGGCCAACACGCTCAAGCTTCCCCTCGCCGTCGTAAATGTCGTTGACGACCGGTGGATGGCAGCCGAAGTCCTTCCGTACCTTGAAGTCCTTCGGGAATCGGGGCTGGGCCTGCTGAAGGAAGCCGGCGAGAAGGCCACTGCCGCCGAGCCCGGCCTGCAGGTTACCCTTCAACTCCTTGAGGGCGGCGTAGGTGCCGCCCTCGGTGACTACTCCAAGAACGCCTCCATGCTGGTCCTCGGCACCAGCGGCCACACGCGCGGCGCCCTCACAGACCGGGCCCTGCAGGCAGCTGCCACAGCCGAATGCCCTGTGGCTGTCATCGGTGATGCCCAGGAGGGCGGCCGCGGCATCGTGGTGGGCGTGGACGGATCGCGGGAATCAACGCAGGCGGTTGCCTTTGCGGCGGCGGAAGCTGACGCGCTCGGGGAAGAACTTACCGTCCTCTACGCCTTCACCGGCCCCAACCGCTGGATCGCCGCCGGACTGCCACAGAGCAGTTTCGCCACCCACGTGGTGGAGGAAGAGCAGATCGTGCTGTCCGAAACAGAGGCCGGCCTCCGGCAGGACTACCCGGACCTCAGCGTGCACACCGTGATGGAAACCGTCCTGGAGCCGGCGGACGCCTTGATCCGTGCAGCCTCCAGTGCCCGGCTGCTGGTCCTGGGCAGCCGTGGCAAGGGCGGCTTCGAAAGACTCGTCCTGGGATCCACGGCCCACGCGGTGCTGAGCCAGCCGCCCTGCCCCACGGTCATTACCCGCATGCACAAGCAGCAGCACCACGACTGA
- a CDS encoding pyridoxamine 5'-phosphate oxidase family protein, with amino-acid sequence MNTAAAEPEIKELGVHDCWRYLRSTSLCRIAFTDGDSVENYPVNFVPTNGTLLIRTGEGTKLASLTDRKAVAVEADGMNQYGTIAWSVILKGHALIVSDAEETQDAMEAGLSPWQPGQKNILIRITPEDISGRRFVIAAPTHWWPPREPTAD; translated from the coding sequence ATGAATACCGCAGCGGCTGAACCGGAAATCAAGGAACTCGGCGTCCATGACTGCTGGCGATACCTTCGTTCAACGTCCCTTTGCAGGATTGCCTTCACGGACGGGGACAGCGTTGAGAACTATCCCGTGAATTTCGTTCCCACCAACGGCACCCTGCTTATCCGTACGGGCGAAGGAACGAAGCTCGCCTCCCTTACCGATCGGAAAGCAGTTGCCGTCGAGGCGGACGGGATGAACCAGTACGGCACCATCGCCTGGAGCGTCATCCTCAAGGGGCACGCGCTGATCGTGTCCGATGCCGAGGAAACCCAGGATGCCATGGAGGCAGGGCTCTCCCCCTGGCAACCCGGCCAAAAAAACATCCTCATCCGGATCACGCCGGAGGACATCAGTGGGCGGCGGTTCGTGATCGCCGCGCCCACCCATTGGTGGCCGCCGCGGGAGCCGACCGCCGATTAA
- a CDS encoding GAF domain-containing sensor histidine kinase has product MRDRVEDLVRDFTVRGDELLDTQERINGLLAAVVALAEDLSLEAVLDRLVRSACALVGARYGALGVIGEDRTLSHFITVGIDEEGIRSIGDLPTGHGVLGLLIREPKPLRLHDLGQHPIASGFPSNHPPMGTFLGVPVRVRDEVFGNLYLTEKQGGEDFSVEDEDLAVALAAAAGVAIQNARLFEDSSRRQRWLEAGMELSSRLIMASQPGDADNLDVVADTALRISDSALAVVAVPAGDGALRCRSCLGVQGLQAGQELAVSPAVSSVIESGGSLVAKDPRQVFEDGIAEKLGSVLVCSLGHSPGDNGVLLLARAEGAAAFTQADAESSAIFGSRIGLALDLARVNATREQNLLFTDRERIARDLHDLVIQRLFAAGLSIQSLRRYTLDPVAHERIAAVTTELDDTIRKLRDTIYSLRTADEEREPLTGRILRVVRENSRSHALTPKVSLDGPVDSIREDVAVHLLSVLSEGLSNALRHSGADDIQVTVAVGRATAGRNEVQLLIHDNGRGFTESGQVSGLANMRHRAELLKGSCIIDSAPGGGTSVRWSAPLA; this is encoded by the coding sequence ATGAGGGACAGAGTCGAAGACCTGGTGCGGGACTTTACCGTCCGCGGCGACGAATTGCTCGACACCCAGGAACGGATCAACGGCCTGTTGGCAGCGGTGGTGGCCCTCGCGGAGGACCTGAGCCTCGAAGCCGTGCTCGACCGCCTGGTACGGTCCGCCTGCGCCCTGGTGGGCGCACGGTACGGCGCCTTGGGAGTCATCGGCGAAGACCGCACGCTGAGCCACTTCATCACGGTGGGAATTGATGAAGAAGGAATCCGGTCCATCGGCGACCTGCCCACCGGCCACGGCGTGCTGGGCCTGTTGATCCGCGAGCCGAAACCCCTGCGCCTCCATGACCTTGGCCAGCACCCCATCGCTTCCGGGTTCCCTTCCAACCACCCGCCCATGGGGACCTTCCTGGGTGTACCGGTCCGCGTCCGTGATGAAGTCTTTGGGAACCTCTACCTGACGGAAAAACAGGGTGGCGAAGACTTCAGCGTGGAAGATGAAGACCTTGCCGTGGCCCTGGCGGCTGCGGCCGGAGTGGCAATCCAGAACGCCCGCCTGTTTGAAGACAGCAGCCGACGCCAGAGATGGCTGGAGGCAGGAATGGAGCTCAGCAGCAGGTTGATCATGGCATCGCAGCCAGGGGATGCGGACAACCTGGACGTTGTGGCCGACACCGCCTTGAGGATATCTGACTCGGCGCTTGCAGTGGTGGCGGTGCCGGCAGGTGACGGCGCGCTGCGGTGCCGGTCCTGCCTTGGCGTGCAGGGACTCCAGGCAGGCCAGGAACTGGCGGTGTCACCAGCGGTTTCAAGCGTTATTGAGAGCGGCGGGTCTTTGGTGGCAAAGGATCCACGGCAGGTCTTCGAGGACGGGATTGCGGAAAAGCTTGGCTCCGTACTGGTGTGCTCACTCGGGCACAGCCCCGGCGACAACGGGGTTCTGTTGCTGGCGCGCGCAGAGGGAGCCGCCGCGTTTACCCAGGCCGACGCCGAGTCAAGTGCCATCTTCGGAAGCAGGATCGGACTGGCGCTTGACTTGGCCCGCGTCAACGCGACGCGTGAACAGAACCTCCTTTTCACGGACCGGGAACGGATTGCCAGGGACCTGCATGACCTCGTCATCCAGCGTTTGTTTGCCGCCGGCCTGAGCATCCAGAGCCTGCGCCGCTACACCCTGGACCCGGTGGCGCACGAGCGGATTGCCGCCGTTACCACGGAGCTCGATGACACCATCCGTAAGCTGCGGGACACCATCTACTCGCTCCGCACCGCAGATGAAGAACGCGAACCGCTGACGGGCCGGATCCTGCGCGTGGTCCGGGAGAACTCGCGCAGCCACGCCCTGACCCCCAAGGTATCCCTGGACGGGCCGGTGGACTCGATCCGCGAGGACGTGGCAGTGCATCTGTTGTCAGTGCTGTCCGAAGGACTCAGCAATGCGCTGCGGCATTCCGGCGCGGACGACATCCAGGTCACCGTTGCCGTGGGCCGGGCCACCGCAGGCAGGAATGAGGTCCAACTGCTGATCCATGACAATGGCCGCGGCTTCACGGAGTCCGGTCAGGTAAGCGGCCTGGCGAACATGCGTCACCGCGCTGAACTGCTGAAGGGCAGCTGCATCATCGACAGCGCTCCGGGCGGGGGCACGTCAGTGCGGTGGTCGGCGCCGCTCGCCTGA
- a CDS encoding response regulator, producing MYKHEAGTDGATGSSGQVRVFILDDHELVRQGLKDLLEGEGFLVVGESGSAAEATRRIPALHPDIAILDGRLPDGTGIEVCRDVRSLDPRLRCLILTSYDDEQALRGAVLAGASGYVLKQIRSDDLLAGIRRAAAGESLFEPGMEQQIITGLSTAPTDPRLEGLSAQEKKVLALIGQGLTNRQIGDELFLAEKTVKNYVSSILAKLGFERRTQAAVYVTKSSPETA from the coding sequence GTGTACAAGCATGAAGCAGGGACTGATGGGGCAACAGGATCTTCGGGGCAGGTCCGCGTCTTCATTCTCGATGACCACGAACTCGTCAGGCAGGGGTTGAAGGACCTGCTCGAAGGCGAGGGTTTCCTTGTAGTAGGCGAAAGCGGATCCGCTGCCGAAGCCACCCGCCGCATCCCGGCACTGCATCCCGATATTGCCATCCTTGACGGGCGGCTTCCCGACGGCACTGGAATCGAAGTCTGCCGGGACGTCCGCTCCCTCGACCCCCGCCTGCGCTGCCTGATCCTCACCAGCTACGACGACGAACAGGCCCTCCGCGGGGCAGTCCTGGCAGGTGCCTCAGGGTACGTGCTGAAACAGATCAGGAGTGATGACCTCCTGGCGGGAATCCGCAGGGCAGCTGCCGGCGAATCGCTTTTTGAGCCGGGAATGGAGCAGCAGATCATCACCGGGCTTTCAACGGCGCCCACCGATCCCCGGCTGGAGGGCTTGAGCGCGCAGGAGAAGAAGGTGCTGGCGCTGATCGGCCAAGGGCTGACCAACCGCCAGATTGGTGACGAGTTGTTCCTGGCGGAAAAGACAGTTAAGAACTACGTTTCGTCCATCCTGGCGAAACTGGGCTTCGAACGCCGGACGCAGGCGGCCGTTTACGTCACCAAGAGTTCACCGGAGACCGCCTGA
- a CDS encoding universal stress protein codes for MDALEPHPRIIVGVDGSESSIAALKVARAMAEPMSAKVEAWACWDVPAGYGVYLAVGIEGFKYAAEQVLQQALAEAFEELPPFVHPRLVRGRPSPLLIDASRNAALLVVGRRGHGSFVPGSVSSACVSHAYCPVLVVHAPESEAESEAGGAQSRSALMP; via the coding sequence ATGGACGCCCTTGAACCGCACCCGAGGATCATCGTCGGGGTGGATGGATCTGAATCCTCCATCGCCGCGCTCAAGGTGGCACGGGCCATGGCGGAACCAATGTCGGCGAAAGTCGAAGCCTGGGCCTGCTGGGACGTTCCCGCCGGCTACGGGGTGTACCTCGCCGTTGGGATCGAGGGGTTCAAGTATGCGGCGGAACAAGTGCTCCAGCAGGCGCTGGCAGAGGCGTTTGAGGAACTGCCACCGTTCGTGCATCCGCGCCTGGTCCGGGGCAGGCCCAGTCCGTTATTGATTGACGCAAGCCGCAATGCAGCCCTGCTGGTGGTCGGCCGGCGCGGGCACGGGAGCTTCGTACCCGGTTCGGTGAGTTCGGCCTGCGTGAGCCACGCCTACTGCCCGGTTCTGGTGGTCCACGCACCGGAGTCGGAGGCGGAGTCCGAAGCGGGCGGTGCCCAGTCCCGTTCAGCTTTGATGCCCTGA
- a CDS encoding hemerythrin domain-containing protein, with the protein MNGNGKDLSSERQALQAVESHHADMLRHLNGLVGLLTEAVEAGDLVAGQTAQATLLDWCDKELVPHALAEEGPLYGAPHGMPEARLLVDGMLAEHQVIVGLIEELRTAEGVFAAVAAGAIQRIFALHLDKENRLLMPFILESPGLSLAHAVEGLHELVGEGAAHDGAAHHHGH; encoded by the coding sequence ATGAACGGGAACGGCAAGGACCTTTCGTCCGAGCGGCAGGCGCTGCAGGCGGTGGAGAGCCACCATGCTGACATGCTGCGGCACCTGAACGGGCTGGTGGGCCTGCTGACGGAGGCCGTGGAGGCGGGTGACCTTGTGGCCGGCCAAACGGCGCAGGCCACACTCCTTGACTGGTGCGACAAGGAACTGGTGCCGCACGCCCTTGCAGAGGAGGGTCCGCTCTACGGCGCGCCGCACGGCATGCCGGAGGCCAGGCTGCTGGTGGACGGCATGCTGGCCGAGCACCAGGTTATCGTGGGCCTGATCGAGGAGCTGAGGACGGCCGAGGGCGTCTTCGCCGCAGTGGCGGCCGGCGCCATCCAGCGGATCTTCGCCCTGCACCTGGACAAGGAGAACCGACTCCTGATGCCCTTCATCCTCGAATCCCCCGGGTTGTCACTCGCGCACGCAGTCGAAGGACTTCACGAACTGGTCGGCGAGGGCGCGGCACACGATGGTGCGGCACACCATCACGGGCACTGA
- a CDS encoding DUF3040 domain-containing protein → MPLSEFEKRELELIGHGLEAEDPRLAGLLSRDSTALSLRTRVMRGLMLFAAGVGVLLLGLVIRAPSLGVAGFAVMNGGGYWALKDLRWSLRSMKRHVTLLEGNSE, encoded by the coding sequence GTGCCACTCTCTGAATTCGAGAAACGCGAACTCGAACTGATCGGCCATGGCCTGGAAGCGGAGGATCCCCGGCTCGCGGGCCTGCTCAGCCGGGACAGCACCGCATTGTCCCTCCGCACGCGCGTCATGCGCGGCCTGATGCTTTTCGCGGCAGGCGTGGGCGTCCTGCTCCTTGGCCTGGTGATCCGGGCCCCCTCTTTGGGCGTCGCAGGATTTGCGGTCATGAACGGCGGCGGTTACTGGGCCCTCAAGGACCTTCGCTGGTCCTTGCGGAGCATGAAGCGGCACGTCACCCTACTGGAAGGCAACAGCGAATGA
- a CDS encoding SHOCT domain-containing protein, which produces MYGWNDGMGLWGYAMMSISMVLVWGAIITGIVLLARSLRVPAPHPMQQSPRMAEDVLAERFARGEIDSVEYQNRLAVLRGQPGT; this is translated from the coding sequence GTGTACGGCTGGAATGACGGCATGGGCCTGTGGGGCTATGCCATGATGAGCATCAGCATGGTGTTGGTTTGGGGGGCGATCATTACGGGGATCGTCCTGCTGGCCCGTTCCCTACGGGTGCCCGCCCCGCACCCCATGCAGCAATCCCCGCGGATGGCCGAGGACGTACTTGCCGAGCGTTTCGCCCGCGGGGAGATCGACTCGGTGGAGTACCAGAACAGGCTGGCCGTCCTGCGCGGACAGCCGGGCACATAA